TTGATCATTGAAGGGGTCGGAAGCGCTTAAGTTTGTAGTTTTGCGCTTGGTTTAAAAATGAATAGTAACGCTTCCCCTCGAAGCTCCTGCTGGATAAGCATCGTCAGCATTTACGATCTTTTGGGTCAGCGTGTAATCGAAAGTCGCGTTGATGGCACCGAAGCGCAATTGGATATTTCGGCGCTAAGCAAAGGAACGTACATTTTGAAAGCTGATGTGAACGGCGAATTAAGAACAAGCAAGCTCATCAAAAACTAAGAATAGAACATTGTCATATCAAAAAAGCCATCCCGATTTTGGTTGGGATGGCTTTTTTTTGATTCAGATGTTTCTTAAATTTTTGGGACGAATGAGAGATAACGTTTTGCAGCTATGGCACGTGGCCGTTCACTACTCAAATTTATGTTGATTTCTTTTATGTTCAATTTATTAATCATATGTCTTAATGACCTTAATGCGGCCATGTGCTTTTAGGTGCTGCTATCGTGCGGTTTATTTTATTCTTTTATATCTAATCTCTGATTTTTTTGGGTTTGAATTTGATTTTGCAAGTCCAATGGTATTCTTGTCTATAAACTCCGCTTTAAACTCTTCAGTTGTTCCAAGTTCATAGATTGCAAAGAATTCTTTTCCTATTTTTTTCTCTTTCAATTTGAATTGATAATTTGATGACCTGAAAATTTCTGAAACCCAAATATCATTTGAGTCAGAAAAAAACTTAACATATTTGTTCTCATTTAATTTAATAATTCGTCCTTCAAACTTTCCATTTTCTTTTTGAATTGAAACTTGAATTCCATTAAACATTTCTCTACCTGTCAATTCCCAAGTTCCAATAAAGTCATTGTCTGAAATCTTCTCAAGTTCTTGTGAACAGGAACTAAAAATCAAAATTGAAATAAGCGAATAAATTAATTTTTTCATATGTTCTTTATCTTTTTAATATGCACGGTAACGGTATGCGGCTATGGTGCGTGCCGCATTTCTACTACTATTTTTCTTGATTTGCATCATCTTTATTTTTACTATTAATTTTCTTAATTCACACTATCTGTGGCATGCACTATGAGGCGCTGTTAGCCTTTCGTTTTTATTTATTCAATTATCTATTCATATTAATTTCAGCAAGCATACAGTCAATATATTTTATATGTCTATTTGCCATTAAAGCAAAATAGA
This window of the Bacteroidales bacterium genome carries:
- a CDS encoding T9SS type A sorting domain-containing protein, with protein sequence MNSNASPRSSCWISIVSIYDLLGQRVIESRVDGTEAQLDISALSKGTYILKADVNGELRTSKLIKN